In the Cydia amplana chromosome 14, ilCydAmpl1.1, whole genome shotgun sequence genome, one interval contains:
- the LOC134653823 gene encoding uncharacterized protein LOC134653823: MGTQISKIIRPTPTKMANSGEIQQFIKDTISKEKVVVFSKSYCPYCTMAKEVFNKVKQPFQVIELDQRDDGADIQGNLASITGIRTVPQVFINGNCVGGGSDVKALHESGKLESMLIG; encoded by the exons ATGGGAACTCAAATTAGTAAAATTATCCGGCCCACCCCCACGAAAATGGCGAACTCAGGAGAAATTCAACAATTCATCAAAGACACTATTTCTAAGGAAAAAGTTGTTGTGTTTTCAAAGTCATATTGCCCGTACTGCACTATGGCTAAAGAA GTCTTCAATAAAGTAAAGCAGCCTTTCCAAGTAATAGAGCTAGACCAGCGAGATGACGGCGCTGACATTCAGGGCAACCTTGCTTCAATTACAGGAATTCGAACA GTCCCACAAGTGTTCATCAATGGCAACTGTGTCGGTGGTGGCTCTGACGTTAAGGCCCTGCATGAGTCCGGGAAGCTAGAATCCATGCTTATTGGTTAA